From the genome of Watersipora subatra chromosome 9, tzWatSuba1.1, whole genome shotgun sequence:
AGCCTGCTTGGATGAATAAAATGGTTAAGAGTTTAAGGTTATAATACCTTTGCAGCGAAAACTTCTCTATAAGAGCTTTAGAAAGCATGCTGCATTCATCGATGATGATGACATCAGTGTCTCTAAATAAAGAAATggaatgtaatataattatataaataagcaAAGCAATGAGCAAAACAAAACACATGTAAATTGTATATCTGGTTTGTTTGGTAGGAATCCAGGTAAATGTAGAGGAGACAACTCAAATGTATGCAAAGCTGCTTAGCATTGAATGCAATGCAGCGTGAGACAACTGAATAGGATTAACATGACAGTAACTCAACGATGTGTTTAGATTATTTACATAACCTACCAGCAATGCATTTAATTCAAGCTACTGATAACATACTGTAGTCTGGGACATGACAATAAACCCTCCAAACAGCATCTATTGTATTGTATACACCCTAACATTATAATAACATACCAAAAGATTATTACCTAACAGCATTGTATTTTTAATCTATCACTTGTTCATGATCATCAGGACCGGGAAGTGATGCTGAATATACTCTACTGAACAGTAAGCCTGATCAACTCTGTATGGAGGTCATAACCAATATCTATAAAATTAATGACTTATCAGTGAGGGGGTGATAATCAATTATCACCAAACTGACCTTACTCTCTAACTACCACTGCTTTCCATTCCAAGTCTGTGGCTCGTCCATCTAAGGTTGGTTTATGAGTGGTTGGAGTTTTTCAATATGAGACTTACATGATTGCTTGTCTTTCAGAGATCTTCTGCATTATAATGCCACAATACTCCACAACTGAAAATGAGCCGTCACCAAGGCAGCAGAACTTATGGATTGTCATACTATTAACAATCTGATTATTAAATCGAAATTAAAGAATTTCAATGTCTCGATGCACACCATTGCTACTCTGCATATCTATATAACCAATCATATAGAACGTAAAATAGAAACATTGATATCACAATCATGGCAAAGTATAATTCTAACTTACCTGCTGGTCCAGTGATAAAACAGGAGCTTTTTTCAGTGAGAACAGCTTGCAGAACTGTCTGCTGGTCATCATTCAATACCATGGCTGATGTTAAGTTTTTTACtcaatttaatttaaaagttctgACAAGGTGTGTACAGGTGCGTAGGTCATTATAAAATGGTGTCGGTAGTATGCCGGTGCTGTGTTGTGAATGTGATGTGCGCAATATGCAAATGGCACAtggttttgtttacaatagtgtTAACCCGACTTTGATTGGTTCTTGCATGCTTAAGAGGAAATTGAAAAGTTCAGGAGCACTCAGCGATGCCCCGATAGGTACTGAGGTGTTGAAGCAGGATGCTAGGCTAGCAGCGACCATTTTGAAAACAGCAATCGGGCAGACTCAAATTAATAGGGTCTTAGGGACAAGTTTTGATAAACCATAAGCTGAGTTgtacaagacatgacttgaaacttggaatatttttacATAATGGGTAAtcctgtcgattggtttagtttttgtgtgtgctgcttaTCGGATTGGTGGGATATTTGGATGCAAACTTTATTTTTGTCCTTTAGTACAAACGCTGACTGCCATTAGTTTGCTGTAATCTGATCTTAGCCTTTGTTTTAGACAACCAATTAGGATCACAATCTTGTCATGTTACATGAACATTACATtactgtattgtactgtatgctGCTTTTATATTGAATGCCTATTGAATGCCCACTATAATGGCATTAgtgtacttgaatcaatgaAATAGAGCTATAATATACCTTGAGAATTGGCAGTCAAAAATTTTTTAACCCTAACTATAGTTATGcttgaaaaacacaaaatttttagccataacttagttagggtagcactacatcactgccGGCATTGAGTGGAACAGTAAAGCTTTTACCTTGCTGCTCGACCACATATTTCACTTTGTATCTCAGCTCATATtcttttatgtatttttgaagaTCTCTTCAATCGCTGATTGCATGTACAGTATAAATTATAATGGTGTAATCACCATCTTTAAACTGTAAACAAACAGCAAGGTAACTGTAACAGTAGTTTAGGAACTAATACCGGTAATTGGCTCCGACTACTACTAATAAACATCAAGGCCTACTTTATATTTACTGACTCATGCCATTTAGTTGTAAAGATTGATGCTGACAAAAAAGGTACAGCTGCAATTTTTTACCATGAGTTGGTAATGTTTTGCAGGGTATAAACACTGttacatattaaaaaaactgtATATTGGTACTAAATAAGAGTGCATTAAAGTCTAGAATATCCTGTATTGAATCGGGAATTGGTTAAATCTTACTTTTCTGGTTTACTCTCATGTATGTATCTTAAGAATAATTGTTCAGGCTCAgagaaatatttaataacaccACAAATCATTCTGTTTTTGCTACTCCCACAATGAGCATATTGTTTTTTCTCCTCACCTGATTCAAGAGCGGAGTTCAATCAGATGTGTGCGTTTACAAACCACATCTCCTAGGGGTACAATCTTGCTTAGGTTTTGTATCTCAAGCTACTATCTCAATTAAGGTTGAGAATTGGCCCAATAGCAGCATAACAGCTCCTTAAAGATGACCTTTACTTCTTGCGGCATATCGAAGTGCTTTCAACTGAACATACCACATCCATTTCTAGCTCTCGCTTGCAGAGTTTTTAGGATTTCAATAATAGTTCTGTATTTTGTTTTATCGATTGGCATGACAATTCACATTTTCCAGTCCACTCATTAGGAGCTTTAAAATAATGTTCTACGCTCTTTCATATAGATCTGTTCAACTTTTCTTATATTAGTTGCCAAGTTCGTGAGAAGGTTGATTATCGAAGCCCATTTTAATAACTTCAAAGTCTTTTCGCTATTCATTGGTATGTTTTGGACTGTCAAACATTGTAGCCTACTGTCGCTGCTTATTGCACAGCCAAATGAGTTCACTTGTAATCTTTCATCTTTTTCTGTTGCTGCTTTGGATACAATCTCCATATTTTTTAATCACTAGATTTAGGTCGCTAATCAAGTTAAGAGTCTTATTTTAAAACTCTTGAAAAAGGCATTTTTATGcaagtttgtatgattatttATAGTGGTATCTATAGGAGTAGCCACCATCATGTTGTAAAACATTCTTTCAACCGGTTTGATCCGAAGATAAAAAAGCACTCAGGAAGAAAAACCTGTGGTGATCATTTTGAAGATATAATGCGATGAATCAAATGGAAGGTTGTTACCAGCAAGGTGACTTCGCTTTCAGCAGGCTCGAAGTTGTTAAGTCCCGTTCATCATAATCTCGTCACAACTTCATCAGCTTTCCCCGAACCGTTGCAGACGAATTTCTCaccttttttgtaattttattagCAGAAATGAGCATTCCTTTAATCACTGTCATTTTAGCATGTCTATACGGTTCTATGattaatttatatatgtttGGGGCACCATTTCTGAATGCCCTCGTGTTGAACTGTCAGTTCCAACCTTCCAcatcatttttcattcttgtaggCCTCATGAACTGAGACCATGAAGTTGAAGGCCCTGTAGTTGATGTGATTTAGGTGGACCTGATATATTTGGCTAAATCTGTCAGTCTAGcatcttttttgccaatttggTCCGACATTCCTCACTATGTTAAGCGAGCAGCATAGATAAGGCTAGAAATATTTTGATAGCTTGTTCTATCttactgttattttttaataaagtcACTAAGTCTAGTGTCTGTATGTTTCTGTAGACAGCTTTGATCCAGTGGAAATGACCTTCGTGTACGGGAACGTCATAAATGTTTTTGATAACTCTATATAAACCTGTTGGACAAGTAATGATTTAGTTTTTGTTGTCGTGTTGCAAAAAAACATCGGCCATGTTTATTAAAGCCACAGAGTTGGTTTATTTTACGTCGCTGGCTGTTTCTTGAATATTCACAATAATATTATGCTGTTATTTCTACAGCATTTGCTTGTAAGAATAACCTTTCTGCGATATGTGTTCCTAATTTCTCCACAAGTAAACCTTGTCAAGCCCCATTGGAATATGGATAATGATCATATCAAGACATATGCGAcaataatgacaataataataatggtgttACAATAATGGGAAAGTTGTAGCAATGTGAAAAAAACTAGGGCTTGTTTTCTGTGTCCAATATTAAATCAGTCTTAACTTGGCGAAAGTTTAGTGCTCATCCTGAATAAAGCAATAagcttttattgtatttacaaaACTTTAGTGGCAAAAAATAACTTACTTCGAACTTGAAATGCGACAAGCGTTGTGGGCAGAGTTTCTGATGGTGATAATTCACTACTCTTACTGTATTCTCTGGGTTTAATAGCTGTTGAGGCTCAGTGTTATTAAATAAGTTCATCAGCTCATCTTTGACCATTTTCTTGGCCCTAGCATGGAGTTCCTTAATACCTTGTTTTTTAGCCTACCAAACATCATTTATGCAGTGTGTAGTATGTATAAGATCAAGATGTTGAGCAGGATCACTTGCTGTGCATGCATCTCTAAACTCTCCTAATTTTTCAAAGTGTAGTAAACCACCTGTGTCATTGTCGCTGATGAAAACTTCTAGCTTGTTTTCAAATGCAAGCACTGCTTGTTGCAGGGATAAGATTGTATTTCTAACGCCTTGCATTTTCACATTGAGCTGGTTTAAATGTTCAGTCATGTCCACGAGATAGGAAAACTTCAGGAGCCACTCAGTGGCAGCTAACTCAGGATGCTCGACATTTTTCATTGCAAAAAAGCCTAGATTTCGCTCAGACAAGCCGCAAAGCGATTGAGAACCGTTCTTCTTGACAACCAGCGCACTTTGCTGTGCAGAATCAGACTAGGATAATTATTCACAACTTCGTCCAGCAGTGTTTTAAACTGGCGATCATTTAAAGCTCGGGCAACAATAAAGTTGATCCCCTGAATGACCAGCGACATCACCTCACCAAGTAGCCCGCCACACATCTGAGCACAAAGCGCCTCCTGGTGTAGGATGCAGTGAAAACTTAAAATGCGCCTCTTTTCATGTTCACGAAGAAGCGCCACAAATCCTCTATTTTTCCCCACCATGCACGGAACACCGTCAGTGCACACAGAAACAAGCTTATTCATCGGTAAACTTCTTTCTTTAGAGAACTCAATGAAGAACTTGAATGAATCTTCCCCTCTTGTCCCTTTCATAGGTAAAACACCAAGACTTTGCTCATGCAGCGTGTCACCGACAATATACCTTGCAATCACGCTGAACTGGGATAAATTGTTTACATCTGTGGACTCATCCACAGCAAGAGAAAAAAATGTTGCCGTATTTATGTCTTTGACTTAAGTTGTTTCAATTTGATTTTACAGCATGATGGGACGATCGTGAACAGTTTTTGCTGACAGAGGCATGTCTTTATTTGAAAAGTcgtcaaaaaattcatttgttACATCAAACGTAAATGCTTTGGCATACTTCCCATCTGTGAAAGGCTTTCCGTTTCGCACATTTGCTGAAGCGCCAACACCTAGTTCCAGTCACCTTGATGGGTTCAAACACAGAGTTGCGATTAACTAGCTTGCACTCTTGACAATAGATCTTGACATGCTTTCTTCCTGCTGCCCCCCCTCAGGATATTTCGATGCAAATGTAGTATGACGCGTGCCAAAGTGCCGCTTTATATTTGAACGTTTCATAGATGCGATTTTGTCATTGCATACTAGACATACTGCAGAGCCTACTCTTTCCGCAAATTCAAATTGCTCTGTCCATTCCTTGCTGAAAAGTACGATACTCTGCCTTTTTACTTTTAGCCATCTTTCAAAAGGGCTTCAAAATTATTAATTAGCTGACAATGCCAGAAAACGTAGCAGCTTCACGTCTTGACCAAACAACAAGCCGCAATGCGGACCCCTTTGCACACGGACAAAGGAGTCTAACGAtacttttttcataatttttttatattattatttaaagaaaaattttcaatattatttttttgcccaatattaatttattattattatttttatattataaataatacatataaattgaaATGCAAAATGTTGCTTACACAAAGGTAGGACTATGATTGTAAATGTACATCTGAAGCCATATGCCACGTCTGCGAAAACAATTAGCAAATCTCTGGCTCAAATTGTGCTATCTTCAATGTGACAGGATTACGTTTTGTCCAGTCAATAAAATAACATTGACCTTTTTAGCAAGTAGGTGGAGCTATGAGTAACTAGCTTATTGTCTCGGTTTTACCTACGAATAATAGCCATTTAGATATATAACGCAATAGTAGCATACTCACTGCTTTCAAGGACTACGTTATAACTAGCTCTGCGGTGAGGTTAAGGCCTTCGTGAGCATGGCTGCGGCTGAGAGTGCAAGTAAAATTAAGTCTactagatttgttttgaatgGCCAATTTCACTGCTTGCTGATTTTTCTGAGAGAGCCATATGCAGCCATCAAAAGAACCACATATGGCTTGCGAAACTAGGTTCCCGAAACCCTGTCCTAACTAATATTCACCCATGGTTCTTTACCTTTTATAACTTTTCGAGACAATAGTAAGTTGAAATGGAGTTCTTCATTATCTTTTCTTGAGGTGAAACCCATAAGTTATTTTATTCATCTCATTCTTTGCAAGAAATACCTTGGAGTTTTTAAATTCAGCCTCTATAATGATAAACTAAAATAATGTATTAAGACATCCAATGTTGTGAGAAATGAACCTGTacagtttataaacaacaaAAGCTGCAGCAGCACCTGCAGATCTGTAAGCCAAGTATTTTGTGATCCTAGACTAGGATAGGGGAGGTTGAGGAGAATCTTCAGCCAGATCTgaataaaactgtattgctatTTTGTTCTGATCtcgtaacattactatgtaatACAACACTAAACGATGTCAAACCAGTATCCTTACAGATTAGCCATTAACTCATGGGAAACACAATTACCGTAAAACGCTTATTGCAAGGTGACAAGCTAACTCCTTAAGCTACACAAGATACAATAGATTCAATGGCCGATATGAGTCAATATTTGGGTTAAGATACACATAGAAAATCTGTGTTACgggcaacgtcactaaagctttcTTTCACGATTCTTGTTAGTGAACTTATTGTGAACTTCCTCATCTGTACTCAGAGTTTTATTAATGTATGTGAAAAAATGATGTGATTATTCACATGGTTGTTTCAATGATTTCTTACCTTGTCACGTGTGTTATTATCTTGTCGATGGTGTAGGCCCTAGTCTGTCTGACCTTTGGTGGCTGTTCCATTCTAGAGTGTTGGGTTCAACCATCCTGCTGGAAGCAGGTCACAACACAAGCCCTGAGTTTCTGATGATCGAATGTAGTTTTGCGAAGGCTAGTTCCAAATAAGGTTTCAACCAAGTATATAATTGCAAATAAACCACAATTGGTAGAGACATTTTGTGCTTGAACTGATTCAACCGCCGCTACCAGCTTTTTGCCAGAATGTTTCTCTAAGCTTTCAAAGAGACCACTGTTGAGTTGTGGAATACTTTTTCCACACAAACTAGTGGTAGAATTGGTTTCAACCATAGCGTGCTTATGACATCCAAtttagttaaaataaaatttcagagAAATGTGATTGACATAATAAAGAAATGATACATGTTACTTAGACCAAGCAATTACACTGGAATGCgcccaaaaaatatttaaagcatATTAAAGTTAGTGAATATTTTTCAGCTGACGCtgctattttttatatttaggtaGCATTCTTGTATTCTGCTCACTGGTTATGGCACGCTTAGTGCTGTGAGGAATAGCTAGGTTCAAACTTTCAAAGTCCTTTACTGATCCGTATGAAGCTCCAATATTCGTAATTGACATTCAAGGATGTTTCTCAGAAATGTGGAGAACTTGAGCATATCTCTCTGTGCCATACTGCACAACGGGCATTAAATCTTTCTGGCCGCTGGATAAGGTGGCGATTTTGAGTGACTACACCAAACCACTGTTTACTGATGAGCATGATGCAGGGGATTATCTTCTACAAACAGTAATTAGGGTTCAGGACCTGGCTATAGCTTGGACATCTGTAAACATTAATCAGAATCCGACAATGTTGAATAAGAAATAACATCTGTGAATCTTAATTACTGTCCTTAGCCCTATAACGACAATTGTAACTGGTAAAGATTCACATACATCGTACATATTTAAGCCTGGTAATTTTCGGCAGAATAATTTGGTCATAAGCAAATGCAAAAGGAAAATTATCAATCATATGATGTCATGAAAAATCCATGCAAACAACCAATGATAATCTCAGCTGTGGAATGAATACTACTGAAATCACGCTTGCTATACATGCAACGAATTCTGTCACGAATGGCTCAATGCAAGCATATATAATGTACGCTTGaactattatatacatgtatatgtatatacatgtgtaaacTTGTAAGTAACCACAGTTTCAAAGCAATAGACGCTTACCGGCATGACGGCATCGAGTGGAACAATAAAGCTTTTACCGTGCTGGTCGACCACATATTTCACCGTGTGTCTCAGCTCATTTTCATGTATTCTTGAAGATCTCCTCAATCACTGAATGCATGTACAGTATACATTATAATGGTGTAGTCACCATCTTTAAACTGTAAACAAACAGCAAGGTTACTGTAACATTAGTTTAGGAACTAATACCGGCAATTGGCTCCACCTACTACTAAAAAACATCAAGGCCTACTTTATATTTACTGACCCATGCCATTTAGCTCTAAAGATTCATGCTGACAAAAAAGGCACAGCTGCTGTTGTTTACAGTGAGTTGGTAATGTTGTGCAGGGTATAAACACAGTTGCATGTTCACAAAACTGTATATTGGTACTAAATAAGAGTGAATTAAAGTCGTAAATGTCCTGTATTGAATCAAGTAttggtaaaatcttatttttCTGGTTACCTCTCATGTATGTATCTTAAGAATCATTGTTCAGGCTCAGATGTTTTAAATAACACTACAAATCATTCTGTTTTTGCTACTCCCACAATGAGCATATTGTTTTTTATCCTCACCTGATTCAAGAGCTGAGTACAATCAGATGTGTGCGTTTACAAACCACATCTCCTAGGGGTACAATCTTGCTTAGATTTCGTATCTCAAGCTACTATCTAAATTAAAGTTGAGAATTGGCCCAATAGCAGCATAAAAGCTCCTTAAAGATGACCTCTACTTCTTGTGGCATATCGAAGTGCTTTCAATTGAACATACCACATCCATTTCTAGCTCTTGCTTGCAGAGTTTTTAGGATTTCAATAATAGTTCTGTCTTTTGTTTTATCGATTGGTATGACAATTCACATTTGCCAGTCTACTCATTAAGAGCTCTAAAATAATGTTCTACGCTATTTCATATAGATCTTTTCAACTTTTCTTATATTAGTTGCCAAGTTCGGGAGAAGGTTGATTATCGAAGCCCATTTCAATAACTTCAAAGTCTTTCCGCTATTCATTGGTATGTCTTGGACTGTCAAACATTGTAGCCTACTGTCGCTGCTTATTGCACAGCCAAATGAGTTCACCTGTAACCTTTCATCTTTTTCTGTTGCTGCTTTGGATACAATCTCCATATTTTTTAATCACTAGATTTAGGTCGATAGTCAAGTTAGAGCCTTATTTTAAAACTCTTGAAAAAGGCATTTTATTTGCAAGTTCGTATGATTATTTATAGTGGAATCTATAGGAGTAGCCACCATCCTGTTGTAAAACATTCTTTCAACCGGTTTGATCCGAAGATAAAAAAGCACTCAGGAAGAAAAACCTGTGGTGATCATTTTGAAGATACAATGCGATGAATCAAATGGAAGGTTGTTACCAGCAAGGTGACTACATGCTTTCAGCAGGCTCGAAGTTGTTAAGTCCCGTTCATCATAATCTCGTCACAGCTTCATCAGCTTTCCCCGAACCGTTGCAGACGAATTTCTCacctttttttgtaattttatcaGCAGAAATGAGCATTCCTTTAATCACTGTCATTTTAGCATGTCTATACGGTtctataattaatttatatatgtttGGGGCACCATTTCTGAATGCCCTCGTGTTGAACTGTCAGTGCCAACCTTCCACATCGTTGTTCATTCTTGTAGGCCTCATGAACTGAGACCATGAAGTTGGTGGCCATGTACAATGTAGTTGGTGTGATCTAGATGGACCTGATATATTTGGCTAAATCTGTCAGTCTAGcatcttttttgccaatttggTCCGACATTCCTCACTATGTTAAGCGGGCAGCATAGATGAGGCTAAAAATCTTTTGATAGCTTGTTTTATCTTACTGTCATTTTCTAATAAAGTCACTAAGTCTAGTGTCTGTATCTTTCTGTAGACAGCTTGGATCCAGTGGAAATTACCTACGTTTACGGGAATGTCATAAATGTTTTTGACAACTTTATATAAACCTGTTGGATAAGTATAGTCAAGTGGGGTAAGTGCACCATTGGGGCAAGTGCACCAGCTGTTGATATTTTATCAGCCAATCCCTGCATAGCTGTCTATGAGTTGCAGGACTATTACCCATGACCCTCCACAGGAAGCTATAGTCCCTGCATTCtggatttcaaattttttgtgaagTGAGCAACAAAAACGTAAATGCGCTATTTAAGTAGTTGGCTTTAAATTTAGAGCTGTTCactgataattttataactttcatttTAGTGGATATTTGTTTTGGCTAACTATTGAGTGCAACTGGTGTCTGTCCATAGAAtactttttttcttgttttaatccaaacaaataattttgtattattttaaatgGGGTGGTGCACTTACCCCTGATAATTTTAGAGACAGGGGCAAGTGCACCTATGTAGTACACATCAACATTAACCTATGTGCACCTTAATATATAACAAGAGCAGGGCAAGTGCACCACCCAGCAAACATGTAGTTCTCCATCAAAAGAGACGGTTCAATCTCATTTTAAGTTCTCCAATCTCTATAGTCTTTGTTGGTATACTTTTGAGTTAGTCTATGTCAAATTTGTGGTTCACTTGAGTAAAACTGGTCACTTGAATTGCAATGGTATAGGattgctaatttttaaatttttaatgttcAATACGATCAACATTTCAGTGGTGCGGTACAAgctcaaaaaaactttttttttcatctctattgaattttatataatttcaatatCAGCAAT
Proteins encoded in this window:
- the LOC137405023 gene encoding general transcription factor II-I repeat domain-containing protein 2A-like, translated to MEQPPKVRQTRAYTIDKIITHVTRYIVGDTLHEQSLGVLPMKGTRGEDSFKFFIEFSKERSLPMNKLVSVCTDGVPCMVGKNRGFVALLREHEKRRILSFHCILHQEALCAQMCGGLLGEVMSLVIQGINFIVARALNDRQFKTLLDEVVNNYPSLILHSKVRWLSRRTVLNRFAACLSEI